From Anaerohalosphaera lusitana, one genomic window encodes:
- a CDS encoding energy-coupling factor ABC transporter permease codes for MHMANELINPAVAGGSAVIAASWLGWICKKARKVIDHDKFALMGLMGAFVFAAQMINFPLPLMPGTSGHLVGAVLLAIVFGPFAGAIIISSVVIVQCLVFQDGGILALGCNVINMALVPSFLGYAIYRSIAGGSSVSQSRVYVGAITASVVSLLAGAVLVVAQAAISGVVLVPVKTFMVTMLGVHTVIGLMEGGITAAVLASILNTRPDVMGFEGVGSARVSHSGLHAGLAVATLLVAGSLSWYASGNPDGLEWSYAERPDQPEFEAMVQNDNETIHAADKLHSDYSLMPDYGPRDASSAATLGLSRAWTSFAGVTGSIATMGVVYVSALLLRKRKGTHASS; via the coding sequence ATGCATATGGCGAATGAATTGATCAATCCTGCGGTAGCGGGCGGAAGTGCTGTTATTGCGGCGTCCTGGCTGGGCTGGATATGCAAGAAGGCTCGCAAAGTGATAGACCATGATAAATTTGCGCTTATGGGACTTATGGGGGCGTTCGTTTTTGCGGCGCAGATGATCAATTTTCCGCTACCTTTGATGCCCGGCACGAGCGGTCATTTGGTGGGGGCGGTGCTACTTGCGATCGTTTTCGGACCTTTTGCCGGTGCGATCATCATTTCGTCGGTTGTTATCGTGCAGTGCCTGGTTTTTCAGGATGGGGGAATCCTGGCGCTGGGGTGCAATGTGATAAATATGGCTCTGGTGCCGAGCTTTCTGGGGTATGCGATTTACAGGTCCATCGCGGGGGGCAGCTCTGTTTCTCAGTCGCGGGTCTATGTCGGTGCTATAACGGCAAGTGTAGTGAGTCTGCTGGCCGGTGCGGTGCTGGTTGTGGCGCAGGCGGCGATTTCGGGGGTTGTTCTGGTGCCGGTGAAGACATTTATGGTTACAATGCTTGGGGTGCATACGGTTATCGGGCTGATGGAAGGCGGTATAACTGCGGCGGTGCTGGCGAGCATTCTCAATACCCGGCCCGATGTGATGGGGTTTGAGGGTGTCGGGTCCGCTCGGGTGAGTCATTCGGGACTGCATGCGGGGCTTGCGGTTGCAACATTGCTGGTGGCGGGGAGTCTGTCATGGTATGCTTCTGGGAACCCGGACGGGCTGGAATGGAGTTATGCGGAAAGGCCTGATCAGCCGGAGTTTGAGGCGATGGTGCAGAATGATAACGAGACGATCCATGCTGCTGATAAGCTGCACTCGGACTATTCGCTGATGCCTGATTATGGGCCGAGGGATGCGTCGTCGGCGGCGACGCTCGGGCTGTCTCGAGCGTGGACGAGTTTTGCAGGCGTGACGGGTTCGATCGCTACAATGGGCGTGGTCTACGTGTCCGCTTTGCTGCTTCGCAAGCGAAAAGGGACGCATGCATCATCTTAA
- the cbiQ gene encoding cobalt ECF transporter T component CbiQ, which yields MHHLKIDRLAMGSSPVHKLDPRTKLAAAIVYSLLVISVPPVSVAVLFVYAVGPFVFLTVAEVPILFVLRQVLYLVPFVAVLAVSSVWYDRSPVAVGFGPFEWETTAGVIRCVNIVLKFAITVSVLMCLGATTRFSDLTAGLDKLGVPSVLVMQLSFLYRYIFVLVDKAAHMLRARRARKMGKLPLRRELRIAGSLIGKLLGESIETAERVNLSMRARGFTGHFRLARVLKLGRGDAVFAGIFAAFTIGLMVMGRLI from the coding sequence ATGCATCATCTTAAGATAGATCGGTTGGCGATGGGGTCGTCGCCGGTTCATAAGCTGGATCCGCGGACGAAGCTGGCTGCGGCGATCGTTTATTCGCTGCTGGTTATATCGGTGCCGCCGGTGAGTGTGGCTGTGCTTTTTGTGTATGCGGTTGGGCCTTTTGTTTTTCTCACTGTTGCTGAGGTGCCGATCCTGTTTGTATTGCGGCAGGTGCTTTACCTGGTGCCGTTCGTGGCGGTCCTGGCGGTGAGCAGTGTTTGGTATGATCGCAGTCCTGTTGCGGTCGGTTTTGGGCCGTTTGAGTGGGAAACGACGGCTGGGGTTATCCGGTGTGTGAATATTGTTTTGAAGTTTGCGATCACGGTTTCCGTTCTGATGTGTCTGGGGGCGACTACGCGATTTTCTGATCTGACGGCGGGGCTTGATAAGCTTGGGGTGCCTTCGGTTCTTGTTATGCAGCTTTCGTTTTTGTATCGCTATATTTTTGTGCTGGTGGATAAGGCTGCGCACATGCTTCGGGCACGGCGGGCTAGGAAGATGGGGAAGCTGCCGTTACGGCGAGAGCTGAGGATTGCCGGGTCGCTTATCGGCAAGCTGCTGGGTGAGAGTATCGAGACGGCCGAGCGGGTGAATCTGTCGATGAGGGCGAGAGGGTTTACGGGGCATTTTCGGCTTGCGAGGGTTTTGAAGCTGGGCAGGGGTGATGCCGTTTTTGCAGGTATATTTGCTGCTTTTACTATTGGGCTGATGGTTATGGGGCGACTGATATGA
- a CDS encoding energy-coupling factor ABC transporter ATP-binding protein yields MSTGQAIRIENLCHSYDGGTVTLRDVSLSIGEGEKVALIGPNGAGKSTLLLAMTLFLQPKSVEGQILIHGVEACRKNEKDVRKLITPVLQNPDEQLFMPTVLEDVAFGPLNMGLEVDQARQHAMEAIEQVGLSGLEERSPYHLSAGQKRAAAIATVLSMEPRIITMDEPDTSLDPRSRDHLIELLGSLEQTLVIATCNMHFAAKTCERAVLIDDGKVVVDGPTKELLRDEELMTRHGLETVV; encoded by the coding sequence ATGAGTACCGGGCAGGCGATCAGAATTGAGAATCTGTGTCACAGCTATGATGGCGGAACGGTTACGCTGCGGGATGTTTCGCTGTCGATCGGGGAGGGTGAGAAGGTCGCGCTGATCGGGCCGAACGGGGCGGGGAAATCGACGCTGCTGCTGGCGATGACGTTGTTTTTGCAGCCTAAGTCGGTCGAGGGGCAGATATTGATTCACGGGGTTGAAGCGTGCAGGAAGAACGAGAAAGATGTACGCAAGCTGATAACTCCGGTGCTGCAGAATCCGGACGAGCAGCTTTTTATGCCGACGGTGCTGGAGGATGTTGCGTTTGGGCCTTTGAATATGGGGCTTGAAGTCGATCAAGCGAGGCAGCACGCGATGGAGGCGATCGAGCAGGTGGGGTTGTCGGGTCTGGAAGAGAGGTCGCCTTATCATCTTTCGGCGGGGCAGAAGCGGGCGGCAGCTATCGCGACGGTTTTGTCGATGGAGCCGCGAATCATTACGATGGACGAGCCGGACACGAGCCTGGACCCGCGCAGCAGGGATCATCTGATAGAATTGCTTGGATCATTGGAGCAGACGCTTGTTATCGCGACGTGCAACATGCATTTTGCCGCGAAAACGTGCGAAAGGGCGGTGCTGATCGACGACGGTAAGGTTGTCGTGGATGGGCCGACGAAGGAACTTCTGCGGGATGAGGAGCTGATGACCAGACATGGGCTGGAGACGGTGGTGTAG
- a CDS encoding DUF2075 domain-containing protein → MRAFYSDNVGNFLNTSEDTILGQLSAGYNSARFYQLLSHQIEAWYEQIQILKEVFSGPLLNSKAKDWYILLEYSIPRRQKRIDAVVLTRHSVLVLEFKIGAREYQTADKLQVEDYCLDLRDFHAGSSGLTIVPLLVGTKARNSKVPSPTKDGYVKPVHLSNKDELGDVLLHCAFEYVDWEVQIDPLAWSSAPYQPTPTIIEAAQALYAGQNVREISRSHAGIENLTATYHAVSKAIESAKKNREKTVCFVTGVPGSGKTLAGLNVVHNRQLHDGDLGVFLSGNGPLVRILREALARDFADRNNVSRADGRREVSTFVQNVHDFLGAYFENKSEAPVDRVVVFDEAQRAWDKEQSIRKFRRHFSEPEMLLEIMDRHKDWAVFVALIGGGQEINSGEAGLAEWGRAIAEKFQNWNIMISPELKEGDHSTGGKMLFKQIPTNLQVQEEERLHLKVSVRSFRAEKTSDFVASLLMNEPSAARGIYDKYLSDFEIGFTRSLDQAKQWLMERKRGWRRIGLTASSGARRIKAYGLEVKNQLDYVCWFLNGPEDVRSSFYLEDVATEFSIQGLELDWTCLCWGADLRYDLSSGWEFRNFRGTKWQHVRNIRRKEYILNKYRVLLTRAREGLVIWVPKGDYNDSTRLPQFYDFTANYLSECGIPELTCN, encoded by the coding sequence GTGAGAGCATTCTATTCCGATAACGTTGGTAATTTTTTGAATACCAGCGAAGATACAATTCTTGGGCAGTTGTCTGCTGGTTACAATTCGGCGCGTTTTTACCAGCTTCTAAGTCATCAGATTGAGGCTTGGTACGAACAAATACAAATACTTAAAGAAGTATTTTCTGGGCCACTTTTGAATTCCAAAGCTAAGGACTGGTATATTCTGCTGGAATACTCCATACCTCGGAGGCAGAAAAGAATCGATGCAGTGGTTCTAACGAGGCATTCAGTACTTGTTCTTGAGTTTAAGATAGGCGCCAGAGAATATCAAACCGCTGATAAATTGCAGGTGGAGGATTACTGCCTTGATCTTCGAGACTTTCATGCTGGGAGCTCTGGACTGACGATAGTTCCTCTTCTGGTAGGCACTAAAGCAAGGAATTCAAAGGTGCCATCGCCTACTAAAGACGGCTACGTCAAACCTGTGCATTTGAGCAATAAAGATGAACTTGGAGATGTTCTTTTGCATTGTGCCTTTGAGTATGTCGATTGGGAAGTACAGATCGATCCGCTAGCCTGGTCCAGTGCACCTTATCAACCGACGCCGACTATAATTGAAGCTGCTCAAGCGTTATATGCAGGTCAGAATGTTCGAGAGATTTCCAGGTCACATGCGGGGATTGAAAATCTTACTGCGACTTACCATGCGGTTTCAAAGGCAATTGAATCAGCTAAGAAAAATAGAGAGAAAACAGTTTGTTTTGTGACAGGTGTGCCTGGTTCGGGGAAAACTCTTGCTGGTTTGAATGTGGTTCACAACCGTCAACTGCATGACGGCGACCTTGGTGTATTTCTCTCGGGCAATGGGCCTCTGGTTCGAATACTGCGTGAGGCTTTGGCGCGGGACTTTGCCGATAGGAATAATGTATCACGTGCTGATGGACGGCGAGAAGTTTCTACATTTGTTCAAAACGTCCATGATTTTCTTGGGGCTTATTTTGAGAACAAATCGGAGGCGCCAGTTGATAGAGTTGTAGTTTTTGACGAAGCTCAGCGGGCTTGGGACAAGGAGCAGTCTATCCGTAAATTTCGGCGGCATTTCTCTGAACCAGAGATGTTGCTAGAGATAATGGACCGTCACAAAGATTGGGCCGTTTTTGTTGCACTTATAGGTGGAGGACAGGAGATTAACAGCGGCGAAGCAGGTTTGGCAGAGTGGGGGCGAGCTATTGCAGAAAAATTCCAAAACTGGAATATAATGATTAGTCCGGAACTGAAGGAGGGTGACCACAGCACGGGTGGTAAAATGCTTTTTAAACAGATACCCACTAATTTGCAAGTACAGGAAGAAGAAAGACTGCATCTCAAAGTTTCCGTTCGTTCTTTCAGAGCTGAGAAAACATCTGATTTTGTAGCGAGTCTGCTTATGAATGAACCTTCGGCTGCGCGGGGGATATATGACAAGTATTTGTCTGACTTTGAGATTGGGTTTACGCGTTCATTGGATCAAGCTAAGCAGTGGCTGATGGAGAGAAAGCGGGGATGGAGAAGAATAGGCTTAACTGCAAGTTCGGGAGCCAGGAGGATCAAAGCCTACGGACTAGAGGTTAAGAACCAGTTGGATTATGTATGCTGGTTTCTGAATGGGCCTGAAGATGTTAGATCGTCCTTTTACCTGGAAGATGTGGCTACTGAATTTAGCATTCAAGGACTAGAACTCGATTGGACCTGCTTGTGCTGGGGAGCTGACCTTCGCTACGACTTGTCATCTGGTTGGGAGTTTAGAAATTTCCGGGGAACTAAATGGCAGCATGTTAGAAACATTCGACGGAAAGAATACATACTGAACAAATACAGAGTTTTGCTGACAAGAGCACGTGAGGGACTTGTTATCTGGGTCCCTAAAGGGGACTACAACGATTCTACGAGATTGCCTCAATTTTATGATTTTACAGCAAATTATCTATCTGAATGCGGCATACCCGAACTGACTTGCAACTAA
- a CDS encoding DUF5060 domain-containing protein encodes MWKRLPAITIILLILTQLSAGEVSGELKTWHKVTVTFDGPKASEQGVPNPFTDYRLDVTFRKGELEYVVPGYFAADGDAANSGADAGNKWRVHFAPCEAGEWTYEVSFRKGVSVAVSEEPKAGESGGYMDGEKGSFVVGPTDKKLPDNRARGLLEYVGEHYLRFAGTGEYFLKAGADAPENFLAYEDFDGEFKSDGRKDELVKDWGPHVRDWREGDPTWQGGKGKGIIGAVNYLASQGMNVFSFIPMNIEGDDRNVYPYTSYDERMRFDVSKLDQWEIVFEHADTLGMYLHFKTQETENELLLDGGDLGPERKLYYREMIARFAHHLALNWNLGEEVNDASTAQKAAWADYFWTHDPYQHHIVIHNMGHPHYDLLGDASKLTGFSLQTSRPDFRQVHGRVLDYVRRSQEAGKPWVVACDEPGDASHGLVPDDEDPTRDDARKNALWGTLMAGGAGVEWYFGYQHAHSDLTCQDWRTREKMWEQSRYAIEFFKRQDIPFWEMQSRDGLTESEDDYCFVKQGEVYLIYLKHGGEVPVAVEKGSFAYGWFNPRTGEGMNKLLNQGELRADQNKTMAAPDDNDWLLVIRGKGELRFN; translated from the coding sequence ATGTGGAAGAGATTGCCAGCTATTACCATTATTCTTCTTATTCTGACACAATTGTCTGCGGGGGAGGTTTCGGGGGAGCTTAAGACTTGGCACAAGGTTACGGTTACGTTTGATGGGCCGAAGGCTAGTGAGCAGGGGGTGCCTAATCCGTTTACGGATTATCGGTTGGATGTTACTTTCCGCAAGGGTGAGCTGGAGTATGTTGTGCCGGGGTATTTTGCCGCGGACGGGGATGCGGCTAACAGCGGTGCGGATGCGGGGAACAAGTGGCGGGTGCATTTTGCGCCGTGTGAGGCGGGGGAATGGACGTATGAGGTATCGTTCAGGAAGGGTGTGAGTGTTGCGGTCAGTGAGGAGCCGAAGGCGGGTGAGAGCGGCGGATACATGGACGGCGAGAAGGGCAGTTTTGTGGTAGGGCCGACGGACAAGAAGCTGCCGGACAATCGCGCGAGGGGGCTGCTGGAGTATGTGGGCGAGCACTATCTGCGGTTCGCGGGGACGGGTGAGTATTTTCTTAAGGCTGGTGCGGATGCGCCGGAGAATTTTCTGGCGTACGAGGATTTTGACGGCGAGTTCAAGAGCGATGGGCGGAAGGATGAGTTGGTGAAGGACTGGGGGCCGCATGTGCGGGACTGGCGTGAGGGTGACCCTACGTGGCAGGGCGGCAAAGGGAAAGGTATTATTGGCGCGGTCAATTACCTCGCATCACAGGGTATGAATGTGTTTTCGTTTATTCCGATGAATATCGAGGGTGACGATCGGAACGTGTATCCGTATACGTCGTATGATGAGCGTATGCGGTTTGATGTCAGCAAGCTCGATCAGTGGGAGATCGTATTCGAGCACGCGGATACTCTGGGGATGTATCTGCATTTTAAAACGCAGGAGACGGAGAACGAACTGCTGCTGGACGGCGGGGATCTGGGGCCGGAGCGGAAGTTGTACTATCGTGAGATGATCGCGCGGTTCGCGCATCATCTTGCGCTGAACTGGAACCTGGGCGAGGAGGTTAATGACGCGTCGACGGCACAGAAGGCGGCCTGGGCGGATTATTTCTGGACGCATGATCCGTATCAGCATCATATCGTGATCCATAATATGGGACATCCTCACTATGATCTGCTGGGAGATGCGTCGAAGCTGACGGGGTTTTCGCTCCAGACGAGTCGTCCGGATTTTCGGCAGGTGCACGGGCGTGTGCTGGATTATGTGAGGCGGTCGCAAGAGGCAGGCAAGCCTTGGGTTGTTGCGTGTGATGAGCCAGGCGATGCGAGCCATGGGCTCGTTCCGGATGACGAGGACCCGACGCGGGATGATGCGCGCAAGAATGCGTTGTGGGGTACGTTGATGGCGGGCGGAGCGGGGGTGGAGTGGTATTTCGGTTATCAGCATGCGCACAGCGACCTGACGTGTCAGGACTGGCGGACGCGGGAGAAGATGTGGGAGCAGAGCCGGTATGCGATCGAATTTTTCAAGCGGCAGGATATACCTTTCTGGGAGATGCAGTCGCGTGATGGGCTTACTGAGAGCGAGGATGATTATTGCTTCGTCAAGCAGGGCGAGGTTTACCTAATCTATCTCAAGCATGGCGGCGAGGTGCCGGTCGCAGTCGAAAAGGGTAGCTTTGCGTACGGCTGGTTCAATCCGCGCACGGGCGAGGGCATGAATAAGCTGCTTAATCAGGGCGAGCTGAGGGCCGATCAGAACAAAACCATGGCCGCTCCAGACGATAACGACTGGCTGCTGGTTATTCGCGGCAAGGGTGAGCTGCGGTTTAATTGA
- a CDS encoding GLUG motif-containing protein, with the protein MKPKPSILVVLIITSLQTLAAGYSGGTGTANDPFQIATPSDWQQLCTTVNDWDNSFVLTSDIDLMAASPQPVGNLTTPFTGSLNGDGFTISGASLQMPDTNFIGLFGVINGGRISNLNITALNVSADRMSGGLVGQLAAGDVINCHISGTVAGTSDIGGLIGSSSGNVEYCSSSATVNDAAYTGGLIGTNDGTITRCSAACEVSGVGEAGGLVGRTGDNSVISSCWSTGSLVCSSSSVGGLVGLNRGIVQDCYSHASVAGTGTFKKYFGGLIGWNYSGSQCINSFSTGTVNGGTAPSYVGGLVGRNSASVTACFWNTETSGIPTSSGGFAKTTDQLMDIYTFTDAAWDMQNTWNMGHHQTYPYIRLWQSSDFNRDGIVDMQDLANLAQQWLQ; encoded by the coding sequence ATGAAGCCCAAACCATCAATTTTGGTTGTACTGATAATCACGTCGCTGCAAACATTAGCTGCAGGCTATAGCGGCGGAACTGGAACAGCAAACGATCCCTTCCAGATCGCAACCCCCTCCGACTGGCAGCAGCTCTGCACCACAGTTAATGACTGGGATAACAGCTTCGTACTGACGTCGGACATTGATTTAATGGCCGCCTCTCCCCAGCCGGTCGGCAACTTAACTACACCCTTCACCGGCAGCCTCAACGGTGACGGTTTCACCATTTCAGGCGCATCGCTGCAGATGCCCGATACCAATTTCATCGGACTTTTCGGAGTTATTAACGGCGGCCGGATATCGAATCTAAACATCACCGCCCTCAACGTGTCAGCAGATCGCATGTCCGGAGGGCTGGTCGGTCAGTTAGCTGCGGGTGATGTGATCAACTGCCATATCTCGGGCACGGTTGCAGGCACTTCGGACATTGGCGGGCTAATCGGCTCCTCAAGCGGCAATGTCGAATACTGCTCTTCATCTGCCACCGTCAACGACGCAGCTTACACAGGCGGACTCATCGGCACCAATGACGGCACAATTACCAGATGTTCAGCAGCATGCGAAGTATCTGGTGTGGGCGAAGCCGGCGGACTCGTCGGCAGAACCGGTGACAACAGCGTAATAAGCTCATGCTGGTCAACCGGATCACTCGTGTGCAGCAGCAGCTCCGTCGGCGGATTGGTCGGCCTCAACAGGGGTATCGTACAGGACTGCTATTCGCATGCCTCGGTCGCCGGCACCGGCACATTCAAAAAATATTTCGGCGGGCTAATCGGCTGGAACTATTCGGGCTCGCAATGCATCAATTCCTTCAGCACAGGCACTGTCAACGGTGGAACAGCCCCCTCATATGTCGGCGGACTCGTCGGTAGAAACTCCGCCTCAGTAACCGCATGCTTCTGGAACACCGAAACTTCAGGCATACCCACAAGCTCCGGAGGGTTCGCAAAAACTACCGATCAGCTTATGGACATATACACCTTCACCGACGCAGCATGGGACATGCAGAACACATGGAACATGGGCCACCACCAGACATATCCTTACATCCGGCTATGGCAAAGCTCCGATTTCAACCGCGACGGCATAGTCGACATGCAGGACCTCGCAAACCTGGCCCAGCAATGGCTGCAGTAG
- a CDS encoding FAD-dependent oxidoreductase, which translates to MSLVKSVGVVGFVLMAWVGSVAAAGHEVLVEAESFENRGGWVVDQQFVDQMGSPYLLAHGLGEPVDDAVTTVEFPAGGSYKMWVRTKNWAPGAWLPPGRFHVLVNGSQVGAGTTFGMNTGWVWHEGGIVQIKDTSVEIRLRDLTGFDGRCDAIYFSTDTDARPPNDLASQRSWRNRLRGLPLTPPDGGRFDVIVVGGGIAGCGAALAAEERGLDVALVHDRPSLGGNASSEVRVHTLGIHGKGKRILEKIDTEHYPNGSAKAIDDEKKRHDAMKAADGVEMFMPYRAYDVQTEGSRIVSVDAFSVTTGKAVRLHSDVFIDCTGDGWIGYWAGAEYAYGRESRDKYDEGWDKYGHLWSPEEADNRVMGSSLLWYSKEAAGESSFPDVPWAMGVAKDHAAVAGEWYWEYSSDDMHAIDDAEEIRDHILRAIYGSFANAKNKPENANRKLAWVGYILGKRESRRLVGDYVYTMKDATSGKKFDDTVAEEIREIDVHYQRKLTDSPYDFLSRALYRRVSKYYIPFRCLYSKNISNLMMAGRCFSCSHIGLGGPRVMNTCGQMGIATGYAASLCDKYDTNPRGVYSDHIDELKALIAGTAEQVSGD; encoded by the coding sequence GTGTCTTTGGTGAAATCGGTTGGCGTGGTTGGGTTTGTTCTCATGGCTTGGGTGGGTTCAGTTGCTGCGGCGGGTCATGAGGTATTGGTTGAGGCTGAGAGTTTCGAGAATCGTGGGGGATGGGTTGTCGACCAGCAGTTTGTCGATCAGATGGGCTCGCCTTATCTGCTGGCGCATGGTCTTGGGGAGCCTGTTGACGATGCGGTGACGACGGTTGAGTTTCCTGCTGGGGGTTCGTACAAGATGTGGGTTCGCACGAAGAACTGGGCGCCCGGGGCGTGGCTTCCGCCCGGTCGTTTTCATGTTTTAGTAAATGGGTCTCAGGTCGGTGCGGGAACAACTTTCGGAATGAACACGGGCTGGGTCTGGCACGAGGGCGGTATTGTCCAGATTAAAGATACGTCGGTCGAGATCAGGCTCAGGGATTTGACGGGCTTTGACGGCCGGTGCGACGCTATTTATTTCAGCACGGATACCGATGCCCGCCCGCCGAATGATCTTGCATCGCAGCGATCATGGCGGAACAGGCTGCGTGGGTTGCCGCTGACGCCTCCGGACGGGGGCAGGTTCGATGTGATCGTTGTAGGCGGGGGCATAGCGGGATGCGGGGCCGCGTTGGCGGCAGAGGAGCGGGGACTGGATGTTGCGCTTGTGCATGATCGTCCGTCGCTTGGCGGTAACGCAAGCAGCGAGGTGAGGGTGCATACACTGGGCATTCACGGCAAGGGCAAACGCATACTCGAGAAGATCGATACGGAGCATTATCCGAACGGCAGTGCGAAGGCTATCGATGATGAGAAGAAACGGCACGATGCGATGAAGGCTGCGGACGGGGTTGAGATGTTCATGCCTTATCGTGCGTACGACGTTCAAACTGAGGGCTCGCGCATTGTGAGCGTTGACGCTTTTTCCGTGACCACCGGCAAGGCGGTTCGTCTGCACTCGGATGTTTTCATCGACTGCACCGGTGACGGCTGGATCGGCTACTGGGCGGGGGCCGAGTATGCATATGGTCGGGAGAGCAGGGATAAGTATGACGAAGGCTGGGATAAGTACGGCCATCTGTGGTCACCTGAGGAGGCGGACAATCGCGTGATGGGCAGTTCGCTTTTGTGGTACTCTAAAGAGGCTGCCGGCGAATCGAGCTTTCCGGATGTTCCTTGGGCAATGGGTGTTGCGAAGGATCATGCAGCGGTGGCCGGCGAGTGGTATTGGGAGTACAGCAGCGATGATATGCATGCGATCGACGATGCGGAGGAGATACGTGATCACATTCTGCGGGCGATCTACGGTTCGTTCGCTAACGCTAAGAACAAGCCTGAGAATGCAAACCGCAAGCTCGCATGGGTCGGGTACATACTGGGCAAGCGAGAGTCGCGACGGCTTGTGGGTGACTATGTTTATACGATGAAAGACGCAACCAGCGGGAAGAAGTTCGATGATACGGTCGCTGAGGAAATCCGTGAGATCGATGTGCATTATCAGCGAAAGCTGACGGACAGTCCTTATGATTTTCTGTCACGTGCACTTTACCGCCGGGTGTCGAAATACTATATCCCGTTCCGCTGTTTGTACTCGAAGAACATAAGCAATCTGATGATGGCGGGGCGGTGCTTCAGTTGTTCGCATATCGGGCTGGGCGGTCCGCGTGTGATGAATACCTGCGGGCAGATGGGGATCGCGACGGGGTACGCGGCGAGTTTGTGCGATAAGTATGACACGAATCCGCGAGGGGTGTATTCAGATCATATTGATGAACTGAAGGCGCTTATCGCGGGTACGGCTGAGCAGGTGTCTGGGGATTAG